A region from the Thermanaeromonas toyohensis ToBE genome encodes:
- the argH gene encoding argininosuccinate lyase: protein MKLWGGRFRKDTAKIVEEFHSSLSFDHRLYRQDIQGSIAHARMLAAVGLLTVDEAQEIIEGLKGILKDIEAGRLSFEGAEDIHTYIEKVLTQRIGEAGKKLHTARSRNDQVALDLRLFLKEEIPEISYLLHRLQEVLVNLAQEHLNTIMPGYTHLQRAQPVTLAHHFLAYFEMLERDQGRLMDCLKRLDVSPLGSGALAGTTLPIDREMVARELGFKEIAANSLDAVGDRDFAIEFLAAASLLMMHLSRLAEEIILWSTEEFGFLELDDAYTTGSSMMPQKKNPDVAELVRGKTGRVYGHLVGLLTVLKGLPLAYNKDLQEDKEGVFDTVDTLKGCLAALTPLLATAKFKTQRMRAAAEGGFSNATDVAEYLVRKGVPFREAHSIVGALVLRCLERGCRLQDLSLEEFKAFSPLFSEDIYEQLSVEACLARRNLPGGPAPQAVKKALERAQGLLAQRAGFFKL, encoded by the coding sequence ATGAAACTATGGGGTGGGCGTTTCCGTAAAGATACGGCTAAAATAGTGGAGGAATTTCATTCCTCCCTTTCTTTTGATCACCGGCTTTACCGTCAGGATATCCAGGGCTCCATAGCCCATGCCCGCATGCTGGCTGCTGTGGGCCTTCTTACCGTGGATGAGGCTCAAGAGATCATAGAGGGCCTTAAGGGGATTTTAAAGGATATCGAAGCTGGCCGGCTTTCCTTCGAAGGTGCCGAGGATATTCATACCTACATTGAAAAAGTCTTGACGCAGAGGATAGGGGAAGCGGGGAAAAAATTACATACCGCCCGTAGCCGTAACGATCAGGTAGCCTTGGACCTGCGCCTTTTCCTTAAGGAGGAAATCCCGGAAATCTCTTACCTCTTGCACCGGCTACAAGAGGTACTGGTTAATCTTGCCCAAGAACACCTTAACACTATCATGCCCGGGTATACCCACTTACAGAGGGCGCAGCCTGTAACCTTGGCTCACCATTTCCTGGCCTACTTTGAGATGCTAGAGAGGGACCAGGGCAGGCTAATGGACTGCTTGAAGCGCCTGGATGTTTCGCCTTTAGGCTCCGGTGCCCTAGCCGGAACTACCTTACCCATAGATCGGGAAATGGTGGCCCGGGAGCTAGGCTTTAAAGAGATCGCAGCCAACTCTTTAGATGCTGTGGGAGACCGGGATTTCGCTATAGAGTTCCTGGCTGCGGCTAGTCTCCTTATGATGCATTTGAGCCGCTTGGCCGAAGAAATCATCCTCTGGTCCACCGAAGAATTTGGGTTTTTAGAGCTGGATGATGCCTACACCACCGGTTCCAGTATGATGCCCCAGAAGAAGAATCCAGATGTAGCAGAACTTGTGCGGGGTAAAACCGGTCGGGTATACGGGCACCTGGTGGGGCTTTTAACAGTGCTTAAAGGATTGCCCTTAGCCTATAACAAAGATTTACAGGAAGATAAGGAAGGCGTATTCGATACAGTGGATACTTTGAAGGGTTGCCTGGCTGCCTTGACTCCTCTCCTGGCCACGGCTAAATTTAAAACCCAACGGATGCGGGCGGCGGCGGAGGGCGGCTTCAGCAACGCTACCGATGTGGCAGAATACTTGGTGCGTAAAGGAGTCCCCTTCCGCGAGGCCCATTCTATAGTGGGGGCGCTGGTCCTTCGATGTCTTGAGCGGGGCTGCCGCTTGCAGGATCTGAGCTTGGAAGAGTTTAAAGCCTTTTCCCCCCTTTTTAGTGAAGATATTTATGAGCAGCTCTCGGTAGAGGCCTGCCTTGCCCGGCGAAATCTACCGGGTGGTCCGGCACCCCAGGCTGTAAAGAAAGCCCTGGAGCGGGCCCAGGGTTTGCTCGCCCAGCGAGCTGGCTTTTTTAAGCTATAG
- a CDS encoding RsmB/NOP family class I SAM-dependent RNA methyltransferase — protein MYSAAFNEGWRQRLGPEYEDFIQALKKRTGQGLRVNTLKLKPEEFLRISPFPLKEVPWCPEGWVILEGEERAGRHPFHAAGLYYLQDPSTMAAAGLLNPQPGEWVLDLCAAPGGKASHLAARMENKGVLVANEVNPRRASVLAFNLERLGVTNAIILNERPETLAARWAGLFDRVLVDAPCSGEAILARDPGAFRAWSRSLLQRFARRQLNLLHQAACLVRPGGWLLYATCTFSPEENEGVIARFLKARPDFVLVDPPRHPLFAPGRPDWIEGGDPSLRWAVRLWPHLGPGHGHFYALLKRQGEGYLDRPRNRSHISPEAERLYEEFCRENLKEIPATEGLLEEGGRIYQVPLPPEMWRGLKVVRPGWWLGRVYKGCFQPDHALALGIKAEKALRVRDLSLDSAELKAYLRGEFLEEAPADRLAGQSLYKGRLYRSKYQSETLEGNKGKEWVLVTVEGFPLGWARAGGGGLKSLYPRHFRAAWG, from the coding sequence ATGTATAGCGCGGCCTTTAACGAAGGGTGGAGGCAGAGGCTAGGACCAGAATATGAAGATTTTATCCAGGCCTTGAAAAAAAGGACGGGGCAAGGTTTACGGGTAAATACCCTTAAGCTAAAGCCAGAGGAGTTCTTACGGATAAGTCCCTTCCCGTTAAAGGAGGTACCCTGGTGCCCGGAAGGTTGGGTAATCTTGGAAGGAGAAGAAAGGGCTGGCCGGCATCCCTTCCACGCAGCGGGCCTGTACTATCTTCAAGATCCTTCAACCATGGCGGCTGCCGGGCTTCTAAATCCCCAGCCCGGCGAGTGGGTACTGGATTTGTGCGCAGCACCCGGGGGGAAGGCCAGCCACTTGGCGGCTAGGATGGAGAATAAGGGAGTGTTAGTGGCCAATGAGGTGAACCCCCGGCGGGCCAGTGTGCTGGCCTTTAATCTCGAACGGTTGGGGGTAACCAATGCCATAATTTTAAATGAAAGACCGGAAACCTTGGCTGCCAGGTGGGCAGGTCTCTTTGACCGGGTACTGGTGGATGCCCCATGTTCAGGAGAGGCGATCTTGGCCCGGGATCCAGGGGCTTTTCGAGCCTGGAGCAGAAGTCTTTTGCAAAGATTCGCCCGGCGCCAGCTTAACCTTTTACACCAAGCTGCTTGCCTAGTAAGGCCGGGTGGGTGGCTCCTTTATGCTACCTGCACTTTCTCCCCCGAAGAGAATGAAGGAGTAATAGCCCGTTTTTTAAAGGCTCGGCCCGATTTTGTCTTGGTAGACCCTCCCCGCCATCCCCTTTTTGCACCCGGCCGGCCGGACTGGATAGAGGGGGGAGACCCGAGCTTGAGGTGGGCGGTGCGCTTGTGGCCCCATCTAGGCCCTGGGCACGGCCATTTCTATGCTTTGCTTAAGCGCCAGGGTGAAGGATACTTAGACCGCCCCCGAAATCGATCTCATATTTCGCCTGAAGCAGAACGGCTATACGAAGAATTTTGCCGGGAAAATTTAAAGGAGATCCCGGCCACCGAAGGTCTTCTAGAGGAGGGTGGTCGTATCTACCAAGTACCTTTACCGCCTGAAATGTGGCGGGGACTTAAAGTGGTACGGCCTGGATGGTGGCTGGGGCGGGTGTACAAAGGCTGCTTTCAGCCGGACCATGCCTTAGCTTTAGGGATAAAGGCTGAGAAGGCTTTGCGGGTACGGGATCTGTCCTTAGATAGCGCAGAACTCAAGGCTTATCTCCGGGGTGAATTTTTAGAGGAAGCCCCAGCGGATAGGCTAGCGGGGCAGTCACTTTACAAGGGGAGACTTTATAGGAGTAAATACCAGAGTGAAACTTTAGAGGGAAATAAAGGGAAAGAATGGGTATTGGTAACAGTTGAAGGATTCCCTCTGGGATGGGCCCGGGCCGGGGGCGGTGGGCTAAAAAGCCTTTACCCGCGTCACTTCCGGGCCGCCTGGGGATAA
- a CDS encoding SH3 domain-containing protein, with protein MKRYYVLLVLASFIGLAFIFFWLVLFPLPSARTPYEARALAVWSASGEEIVQMLKKIIEGEAGGIEVFKTQGDLAPLPGQEVVIGVNLSKDRGVLGLFSSASYSPQLLAYLAILPMEEIKILKLEPGREGVLVREVLDERFGAYFYTSFYALYLYQEGAWQEVWRKVIKNDERWPKKWVGRGEGWEGIKDKVDVEFSWEGGRLMARTQESRVFWEGPRPDAPATYTRERALARVYRWEPSWGALVLAQGKIKRLTALKGQEGNRYIERGQLKPGEKVAILDEEEAWGWVPHVGEASQLYRVKTAAGHVGYVSKEDVEIYENFLGPR; from the coding sequence ATGAAAAGGTATTATGTTTTATTAGTGTTGGCCAGCTTCATAGGCTTGGCCTTTATTTTTTTCTGGCTTGTCCTTTTCCCCCTTCCTTCTGCTCGAACGCCTTATGAAGCACGAGCCTTAGCAGTGTGGTCTGCATCCGGAGAGGAAATAGTTCAAATGCTTAAGAAGATTATAGAGGGGGAAGCAGGCGGGATTGAAGTTTTTAAAACCCAAGGTGACTTGGCTCCATTACCTGGCCAGGAGGTAGTAATAGGAGTGAATCTTTCCAAAGATCGAGGGGTTCTAGGTCTTTTTTCCTCAGCTTCCTACTCACCCCAACTTCTAGCTTACCTGGCCATCCTGCCCATGGAGGAGATTAAGATATTGAAGTTAGAACCTGGTCGGGAAGGGGTCCTGGTCCGGGAAGTCCTGGATGAAAGGTTCGGGGCTTATTTTTATACCTCTTTCTATGCCCTTTATCTTTACCAGGAAGGCGCTTGGCAAGAGGTGTGGCGTAAGGTCATAAAGAACGACGAACGGTGGCCAAAAAAGTGGGTAGGCCGGGGGGAGGGGTGGGAAGGTATTAAAGATAAAGTAGATGTGGAATTTAGCTGGGAAGGAGGCCGTCTCATGGCTCGGACCCAAGAATCTAGGGTTTTCTGGGAAGGGCCACGTCCAGATGCCCCGGCTACCTACACCAGAGAAAGGGCTCTAGCCCGGGTATATAGATGGGAGCCGAGTTGGGGAGCCTTGGTCCTGGCTCAAGGAAAAATAAAGAGGCTCACAGCCCTAAAAGGGCAAGAAGGCAACCGGTATATAGAGAGAGGCCAGCTTAAGCCCGGCGAAAAGGTGGCTATCCTGGATGAGGAGGAGGCTTGGGGTTGGGTACCCCACGTGGGGGAGGCCTCCCAACTTTATCGTGTGAAGACGGCAGCCGGCCATGTAGGTTATGTCTCTAAGGAAGATGTGGAAATATATGAGAATTTTTTAGGACCCAGGTAA
- a CDS encoding argininosuccinate synthase gives MPEKVVLAYSGGLDTSIIIPWLKETYGYEVIAVTVDLGQGEELAPLEEKALKSGASKIYILDKKREFVEDFIWPTLKAGAIYEGKYLLGTSFARPLIAKCLVEIAEKEGATAVAHGATGKGNDQVRFELSVKALNPELKVIAPWRLWSIRSREEAIDYAAARGIPVPVGKDRPYSMDRNLWHLSHEGADLEDPWNEPKEDLYQIITPPEKAPDKPTYITLDFEKGVPVAVDGERLDPVALVERVNEVAAANGVGIVDMVENRLVGLKSRGVYECPGGTVLYIAHRELEHLTLDRQTMHFKEIVSSKYAELVYDGNWYSPLKKALDAFVDSTQETVTGTVRLKLYKGNCTPAGVRSPYSLYSEELVTFGAGRDYDHKDATGFINLFGLPLKVRAQMEIRTGLRGKRDQWE, from the coding sequence ATGCCTGAGAAGGTAGTGCTGGCTTATTCCGGCGGTTTGGATACTTCTATAATAATTCCTTGGCTCAAAGAGACTTATGGGTATGAGGTTATCGCGGTGACTGTAGATTTAGGTCAGGGCGAGGAACTGGCTCCCCTGGAAGAAAAGGCCTTAAAAAGCGGGGCCAGCAAGATATATATCCTAGATAAAAAACGGGAATTTGTGGAAGATTTTATCTGGCCCACCCTTAAGGCAGGAGCCATTTATGAGGGTAAATACCTGCTGGGAACCTCCTTCGCCCGGCCCCTTATTGCCAAGTGCCTGGTGGAGATCGCGGAAAAGGAAGGGGCCACCGCTGTGGCCCACGGGGCTACGGGAAAGGGTAATGATCAGGTGCGCTTCGAACTTAGCGTTAAGGCCTTAAATCCGGAGCTTAAGGTCATTGCACCCTGGCGCTTATGGTCCATCCGCTCCCGGGAAGAGGCCATTGACTATGCAGCAGCGCGGGGGATACCGGTGCCGGTAGGGAAGGATCGGCCCTACAGTATGGACCGGAATCTCTGGCATTTAAGCCATGAAGGGGCCGACCTGGAAGACCCCTGGAACGAGCCTAAAGAAGATCTCTATCAAATCATTACCCCGCCGGAGAAGGCGCCAGACAAGCCCACCTATATTACCCTCGATTTTGAGAAGGGAGTACCAGTAGCTGTGGATGGAGAGCGCCTAGATCCTGTGGCCCTGGTGGAAAGGGTAAATGAGGTGGCGGCAGCCAACGGGGTAGGTATTGTAGATATGGTCGAAAACCGGCTGGTGGGTTTAAAATCCCGGGGGGTTTATGAGTGCCCGGGAGGGACGGTGCTGTATATAGCCCACCGAGAGCTGGAACATCTCACCCTTGATCGCCAGACCATGCATTTTAAAGAAATAGTGTCCTCAAAGTATGCCGAACTGGTCTATGACGGCAATTGGTATTCGCCCTTGAAGAAGGCCCTGGACGCCTTTGTAGACAGTACCCAGGAGACAGTCACCGGCACTGTCCGGCTAAAGCTCTATAAAGGAAATTGTACTCCTGCTGGTGTGCGCTCGCCCTACTCCCTGTACAGTGAAGAGCTGGTTACTTTCGGTGCCGGCAGAGATTATGACCATAAGGATGCTACGGGCTTTATTAACCTCTTCGGCTTGCCTTTAAAGGTGCGCGCCCAGATGGAAATAAGGACAGGTTTAAGGGGGAAGAGGGATCAGTGGGAATGA
- a CDS encoding acetylornithine transaminase gives MTNAEIIDLGSQYVMHTYNRYPIALVRGQGTKVWDAEGREYLDFVAGLAVNSLGHCHPRVVEAIREQAGRILHCSNLYWIAPQVELARILVEHSGLGKAFFCNSGAEAVEAAIKLARKYAKVHKGENCFEIITMHRSFHGRTLGALAATAQEKFHRGFEPLPPGFRYVPFNNLEALKEAITPETCAVMLEPVQGEGGVYPADKEYLRAVRELCDEKGILLIFDEIQCGLGRTGYLFAYQYYGVYPDILTLAKALAGGVPIGAMLAKEEVAQAFSPGDHASTFGGNPLAAACGVAAFRTLLEEGLVENARKQGAYLIERLRALATEFPKVLDVRGRGLLVGLEIDGPADEIALACLKEGLLINAVHGRILRFLPPLSVKQEEIDKALEILRKALKECLG, from the coding sequence ATGACTAACGCTGAAATCATTGATCTAGGTAGCCAATATGTGATGCATACCTATAACCGTTATCCAATAGCCCTGGTACGCGGGCAAGGAACTAAAGTTTGGGATGCGGAGGGTCGTGAGTATTTAGATTTTGTTGCCGGGCTGGCAGTTAATTCCTTAGGCCATTGCCATCCCCGGGTGGTAGAGGCCATCCGGGAGCAGGCAGGAAGAATTCTGCACTGCTCCAACCTCTATTGGATAGCCCCCCAGGTGGAGCTGGCCAGAATCTTGGTGGAGCATTCTGGGCTAGGCAAGGCTTTTTTTTGTAATAGCGGGGCCGAGGCCGTGGAGGCAGCTATAAAGCTGGCTAGGAAATATGCCAAGGTGCATAAAGGCGAAAACTGTTTCGAGATAATTACCATGCACCGTTCTTTTCACGGCCGTACTTTAGGGGCACTAGCGGCCACCGCCCAGGAGAAATTCCACCGGGGTTTTGAGCCTTTGCCACCCGGCTTCCGGTATGTTCCCTTTAACAATTTGGAAGCTTTAAAGGAGGCTATCACCCCGGAGACTTGCGCTGTAATGCTGGAGCCGGTTCAAGGTGAAGGGGGGGTTTATCCGGCAGATAAGGAATACCTGCGGGCGGTAAGGGAATTATGCGACGAAAAGGGTATATTACTTATCTTCGATGAGATCCAGTGTGGATTAGGCCGTACCGGCTACCTTTTCGCTTACCAGTATTATGGGGTGTACCCAGACATATTAACCTTAGCCAAGGCCCTGGCCGGGGGTGTTCCCATCGGTGCCATGCTGGCTAAGGAGGAGGTAGCCCAAGCCTTTAGCCCAGGAGACCACGCTTCTACCTTCGGAGGCAACCCCTTGGCCGCTGCTTGTGGGGTAGCAGCCTTCCGTACTCTACTTGAGGAGGGGTTAGTGGAGAACGCTAGGAAACAGGGGGCGTATTTAATAGAGCGCTTGCGCGCCCTGGCTACTGAATTTCCTAAAGTGTTGGATGTGCGCGGGCGAGGCCTTCTGGTGGGCCTGGAAATTGACGGCCCAGCTGATGAAATAGCTCTAGCTTGTCTTAAGGAGGGCCTTCTTATTAATGCTGTCCACGGCCGGATCTTGCGTTTTCTGCCCCCGCTTTCCGTAAAACAAGAAGAGATCGATAAAGCCCTGGAGATCCTCCGGAAAGCCCTAAAGGAATGCTTAGGGTAA
- the argJ gene encoding bifunctional ornithine acetyltransferase/N-acetylglutamate synthase: MEWEIIPGGVTAPRGFRAAGVYAGLKKANRGKKDLALIVSDTLAAAAAVYTTNKVQAAPLKVTREHLASGWARAIVVNSGNANACTGEQGLKDARRMAEITAEALGCRPQEVVVASTGVIGVPLPMDKIEAGIRQAAQELSKEGSRAAAEAILTTDLRVKEIALRFSIRGRPVVIGGIAKGSGMIHPNLATMLAFFTTDASLDPEQLQKALSLAVDNTFNLITVDGDTSTNDMVVALANGQSGVGPTSEEEYKLFTSVLEYACRYLARLIARDGEGATRLIEVEVRGAHTFMDARKIARAIASSNLVKSAVFGADANWGRILCAAGYAGAELDPERVDIFIESAAGREQLAARGQMVPFDEAKASAILAAEEIRIIVDLNLGMATAVAYGCDLTYDYVKINASYRT; the protein is encoded by the coding sequence ATGGAATGGGAGATTATACCCGGCGGGGTAACTGCTCCCCGGGGTTTCCGGGCGGCAGGTGTTTACGCTGGGTTAAAAAAGGCTAACCGCGGTAAAAAGGATTTAGCCTTAATTGTAAGCGATACCTTAGCAGCAGCGGCTGCGGTGTATACTACCAATAAAGTACAGGCTGCTCCTTTAAAGGTTACCCGCGAGCATTTGGCTTCCGGCTGGGCACGGGCCATTGTGGTGAACAGCGGGAATGCCAATGCTTGTACTGGAGAACAGGGCTTGAAGGATGCCCGGAGAATGGCGGAGATAACTGCGGAAGCCCTGGGCTGTCGCCCGCAAGAAGTAGTGGTAGCTTCTACAGGTGTTATAGGTGTACCCCTTCCCATGGATAAAATCGAAGCCGGCATCCGCCAAGCAGCCCAAGAATTATCCAAAGAGGGGAGCCGGGCGGCAGCGGAGGCTATCCTTACCACTGACCTGCGAGTAAAAGAGATCGCCTTGCGCTTTAGTATCAGAGGTCGGCCGGTGGTGATAGGGGGCATAGCCAAGGGCTCCGGCATGATCCATCCCAACCTAGCTACTATGCTCGCTTTTTTTACTACCGATGCGAGTCTTGACCCAGAACAGTTGCAGAAGGCTTTAAGTTTAGCTGTGGACAATACCTTTAACCTTATTACGGTAGATGGCGATACCAGCACCAATGATATGGTAGTAGCCTTGGCCAACGGCCAGTCCGGGGTTGGACCTACCAGCGAAGAAGAATATAAGTTATTTACTTCAGTCTTGGAGTATGCCTGTCGGTACCTGGCCCGGCTTATCGCCCGGGATGGAGAGGGAGCCACCCGACTTATTGAGGTAGAAGTACGAGGTGCCCACACCTTTATGGATGCCCGTAAGATAGCCCGAGCTATAGCCAGCTCTAATCTAGTAAAAAGCGCCGTCTTCGGTGCTGATGCCAACTGGGGACGTATTTTATGCGCTGCAGGCTACGCAGGTGCTGAGCTAGACCCAGAACGGGTGGATATTTTTATTGAAAGCGCTGCCGGTCGCGAGCAGCTAGCAGCAAGGGGACAAATGGTTCCCTTTGATGAAGCCAAAGCCAGCGCCATACTTGCGGCTGAAGAGATAAGGATTATTGTAGACCTTAATCTGGGGATGGCTACAGCCGTAGCTTATGGCTGTGACCTGACTTACGATTATGTTAAAATTAACGCTTCTTACCGAACCTAG
- the argB gene encoding acetylglutamate kinase → MELSALEKTSILIEALPYIREFYGKTVVIKYGGHAMQSCELKRAVMQDVVLMHLVGMRPVLVHGGGPEITQMMERLGKKPEFIQGQRVTDAETMEIVEMVLVGKINKEIVAEINRLGGRAVGLCGKDGMLIEAEKQSGDVELGFVGQVRRINPGIIETLIAEGYIPVVAPIGVGPEGESYNINADYVAGELAAALKAHKLVLLTDVEGILADKKDPSSLLSAVEVTRVPELIEAGIISGGMIPKVQCCIRALEGGVARTHIIDGRVPHSILLEIFTDKGIGTMVVP, encoded by the coding sequence TTGGAGCTTTCTGCTTTAGAAAAAACAAGTATCCTCATTGAAGCTTTACCTTATATCCGCGAGTTTTACGGGAAGACGGTAGTCATAAAATATGGTGGCCATGCCATGCAGAGCTGCGAACTTAAAAGGGCTGTGATGCAGGATGTGGTCCTCATGCACCTGGTGGGCATGCGGCCGGTGTTAGTGCACGGCGGGGGGCCGGAGATAACCCAGATGATGGAAAGGTTGGGGAAAAAGCCGGAGTTTATACAAGGACAACGGGTGACTGATGCGGAAACTATGGAAATTGTAGAGATGGTCTTGGTAGGTAAGATCAATAAAGAAATCGTGGCGGAGATAAACCGTCTGGGAGGCAGGGCTGTGGGTTTATGTGGTAAGGACGGGATGCTTATTGAAGCTGAAAAGCAGAGCGGGGATGTGGAGCTGGGGTTTGTAGGCCAGGTACGTAGGATAAATCCGGGTATTATAGAAACCCTTATAGCAGAGGGCTATATACCTGTAGTGGCTCCTATAGGGGTAGGACCAGAGGGTGAAAGCTATAACATAAATGCTGATTATGTGGCTGGGGAACTAGCCGCTGCTCTAAAGGCCCATAAACTAGTGCTCCTTACAGACGTAGAGGGAATATTAGCCGATAAAAAGGATCCCTCTTCCCTCCTTTCGGCGGTAGAGGTAACTAGAGTACCTGAGCTCATTGAGGCAGGGATAATCTCAGGGGGTATGATCCCCAAAGTACAGTGCTGCATTCGGGCCTTGGAAGGTGGTGTGGCCCGTACCCATATCATTGATGGCCGGGTACCCCACTCTATTTTGCTGGAGATTTTCACCGACAAAGGTATCGGCACTATGGTGGTTCCTTAA
- the argC gene encoding N-acetyl-gamma-glutamyl-phosphate reductase: MVKVGIIGATGYTGAELVRLASRHPRVELVALTSQTFSGQEMARVYPSLYGFCSHTCKNFSPEEVLSQAEVVFLALPHGHAVPIAEEALRRGVRVIDLGADLRFRDVRVYEEWYGIKHPNPELAARAVYGLPEIHREEIASAQVVANPGCYPTSVILALAPLIKGGYGELESIVIDAKSGVSGAGRKTEIAYLFTECNENLHPYGVARHRHTPEIEQELSLIAGQEVRVSFTPHLVPITRGILSTIYVNLKVQVSEEELRQVYEEFYREAPFVKLLPPGLWPHTRWVYGSNFCHINFTLDRRTGRLILASAIDNLTKGASGQALQNLNLMFGWPEALGLDYPGLSP; this comes from the coding sequence ATGGTTAAAGTAGGTATTATAGGAGCTACAGGTTATACAGGGGCGGAACTGGTGCGGCTAGCTTCTCGTCACCCCCGGGTGGAACTGGTGGCCCTCACCTCCCAAACCTTCTCTGGGCAAGAAATGGCCCGGGTCTACCCTTCCCTTTATGGGTTTTGTTCCCATACTTGCAAGAATTTTTCCCCGGAGGAGGTGCTTTCCCAGGCAGAGGTAGTTTTTCTGGCCCTGCCCCATGGCCACGCCGTACCCATAGCCGAAGAGGCCCTCCGCCGGGGGGTCCGGGTTATCGACTTGGGGGCTGACTTACGCTTTCGGGACGTACGGGTTTATGAAGAGTGGTACGGGATTAAGCATCCTAACCCTGAATTGGCTGCCCGGGCGGTTTACGGGCTACCCGAGATACACCGGGAGGAGATCGCTTCTGCCCAGGTGGTGGCCAATCCAGGATGCTATCCTACTAGTGTGATTTTAGCCCTGGCACCCCTTATCAAGGGAGGTTATGGGGAATTAGAGAGCATCGTTATCGATGCCAAGTCCGGTGTCTCAGGTGCTGGGAGGAAAACAGAGATAGCTTACCTTTTTACCGAATGTAACGAAAACCTGCACCCTTACGGTGTAGCCCGGCATCGCCACACCCCGGAGATCGAGCAAGAGTTGAGCTTAATTGCTGGGCAAGAAGTGAGGGTTTCCTTTACCCCGCATTTGGTCCCTATTACCCGGGGAATCCTCAGTACTATTTATGTAAACCTTAAGGTACAAGTTTCGGAGGAAGAGCTCCGCCAGGTGTACGAGGAGTTCTACCGGGAAGCCCCCTTTGTAAAACTTCTGCCCCCAGGTCTTTGGCCGCATACCCGTTGGGTTTATGGTAGCAACTTCTGCCATATTAATTTTACTTTAGACCGGCGCACAGGGCGGCTGATTTTGGCCTCTGCCATCGATAATTTGACTAAAGGAGCCTCTGGCCAGGCCCTCCAAAATCTTAATCTTATGTTCGGGTGGCCTGAAGCCTTGGGCCTTGATTATCCTGGCCTTTCCCCTTAA
- the argF gene encoding ornithine carbamoyltransferase, whose translation MKEQAPSLKGRDFICLKHFTTQEIYYLLDLAIDLKLKQKRREPHPLLAGKTLAMIFTKPSTRTRVSFEVAMYQLGGQALYLSKNELQLGRGETIADTARVLSRYVDGILIRTYAHEEVEELARYATVPVINGLTDFLHPTQVLADLLTIREWKGKLRGLNLTYIGDGNNVAHSLMYGGARVGLNITIACPAGYEPLPQVVEEARRIAANNGSHITVTNDPKEAAVGADILYTDVWASMGQEAEAEKRRQAFKGFQLNSDLLKIARPDAMVLHCLPAHRGEEITDEVIDGPQSAVWDEAENRLHAHKAILAALL comes from the coding sequence TTGAAGGAACAGGCCCCCTCCCTTAAAGGTCGCGATTTCATTTGCTTAAAGCATTTTACCACCCAAGAGATCTATTACCTCCTAGATTTAGCTATTGATCTTAAACTTAAGCAGAAGCGCCGGGAACCCCATCCTTTACTAGCGGGGAAAACCCTGGCCATGATTTTTACGAAACCTTCCACCCGCACCCGGGTTTCCTTTGAAGTAGCTATGTACCAGCTCGGCGGGCAGGCCCTTTACCTTAGCAAGAATGAACTGCAGCTGGGCCGGGGAGAGACCATCGCTGACACTGCCCGGGTCCTTTCCCGCTATGTAGATGGTATTTTAATCCGCACTTATGCCCATGAGGAAGTGGAAGAGCTAGCCCGGTACGCTACAGTACCGGTCATAAATGGATTAACCGATTTCCTCCACCCTACCCAGGTCCTGGCTGACCTTTTGACCATCCGCGAATGGAAGGGGAAGCTTAGAGGCCTTAACCTGACCTATATCGGGGATGGGAACAACGTAGCCCATTCCCTTATGTACGGCGGTGCCCGGGTGGGCTTAAATATTACCATCGCCTGCCCCGCGGGATATGAGCCGCTACCCCAGGTGGTAGAAGAGGCCAGACGCATAGCTGCTAATAACGGGAGCCATATTACGGTGACCAACGACCCTAAGGAAGCTGCTGTTGGAGCAGACATCTTGTATACCGATGTGTGGGCCAGCATGGGACAGGAAGCAGAGGCAGAGAAGCGCCGGCAGGCCTTTAAAGGGTTCCAACTCAACAGTGATCTCCTTAAGATCGCTCGACCGGACGCCATGGTTTTGCATTGCCTCCCTGCCCACCGGGGGGAAGAGATAACAGATGAAGTAATCGATGGGCCCCAATCTGCGGTTTGGGATGAGGCAGAAAACAGGTTACATGCCCATAAGGCGATTCTGGCTGCTTTGCTTTAG